The following coding sequences lie in one Capsicum annuum cultivar UCD-10X-F1 chromosome 5, UCD10Xv1.1, whole genome shotgun sequence genomic window:
- the LOC107856064 gene encoding protein SHORT HYPOCOTYL IN WHITE LIGHT 1 yields MAGAAVLPTSPSPLRLYSPSSSLSASCHSLSPPYLQQRNLRLTICHAKFDGLIVEAAERMYRMNFEGDELIEEEVEEESDDEEESESSFDLLIRFVQSMFKKVSKRARKATRSILPDVISPQLVSFAVDGFLILASLSILKAFLEVVCTLGGAVFVAILLLRVLWSAVSYFQSTGSDFSRGGSSYGRTQPVA; encoded by the exons ATGGCGGGAGCTGCCGTACTGCCAACATCACCATCTCCCTTAAGATTATACTCACCTTCATCTTCTCTTTCTGCATCTTGTCACTCGTTATCTCCCCCTTATCTTCAACAGAGAAACCTCAGACTGACCATTTGCCATGCCAAG TTTGATGGGTTGATTGTAGAAGCAGCAGAAAGGATGTATAGAATGAATTTTGAAGGTGATGAATTGATTGAGGAAGAGGTTGAAGAAGAGAGCGATGACGAAGAGGAGAGTGAGAGCAGTTTTGATTTGTTAATTAGGTTTGTGCAGAGTATGTTCAAGAAGGTTTCAAAGCGTGCTAGGAAAGCTACTCGTTCTATACTGCCCGACGTCATTTCTCCACAGCTT GTCTCTTTTGCAGTTGATGGCTTTCTAATTTTGGCTTCACTCTCGATATTGAAGGCATTTCTTGAG GTGGTTTGCACACTTGGTGGTGCTGTCTTTGTAGCAATTCTGTTATTACGTGTGCTCTGGTCAGCTGTTTCCTACTTTCAGTCTACTGGTTCAGATTTTAGCAGGGGTGGAAGTTCATATGGCAGAACACAACCCGTTGCATGA